Proteins encoded together in one Microbacterium sp. zg-Y625 window:
- the pdxY gene encoding pyridoxal kinase PdxY → MKILSIQSAVAYGHVGNSAAVFPLQRIGVEVLPVYTVTFSNHTGYGAWRGPLISPDDVREVITGIEERGVFPEIDVVLSGYQGSEGIGDVIVDAVARVKAANPDAVYACDPVMGNAKSGCFVAPAIPVLLREKVVPAADIITPNQFELGFLTGTEPATIDETLEAADLARAMGPKTVLVTSVERPDRADGTIEMLVVDDAGAWIVQTPLLPMKANGSGDVTAALFTAHYRRTGSAAEALASTTSSVFDLLRTTHESGQRELALVESQEFYAHPRLQFAVQQVR, encoded by the coding sequence GTGAAGATCCTGTCCATCCAGTCCGCCGTCGCCTACGGTCACGTCGGCAACTCCGCTGCGGTGTTCCCGCTGCAGCGCATCGGCGTCGAGGTGCTGCCGGTGTACACCGTCACGTTCTCGAACCACACCGGCTACGGCGCCTGGCGTGGCCCGCTCATCTCCCCCGACGACGTGCGCGAGGTGATCACCGGCATCGAGGAGCGCGGCGTCTTCCCCGAGATCGACGTCGTCCTCTCGGGGTACCAGGGCAGCGAGGGTATCGGCGATGTCATCGTCGATGCCGTCGCGCGGGTGAAAGCGGCCAATCCGGATGCCGTGTACGCGTGCGACCCCGTGATGGGCAATGCCAAGTCCGGATGCTTCGTCGCCCCGGCGATCCCGGTTCTGCTGCGCGAGAAGGTCGTCCCGGCGGCAGACATCATCACGCCGAACCAGTTCGAGCTGGGTTTTCTCACCGGCACCGAGCCGGCGACGATCGACGAGACCCTCGAAGCGGCGGATCTCGCCCGGGCGATGGGGCCGAAGACGGTGCTCGTGACGAGCGTCGAGCGCCCTGACCGTGCCGACGGGACCATCGAGATGCTCGTTGTCGACGACGCCGGCGCGTGGATCGTGCAGACCCCGCTGCTGCCGATGAAGGCCAACGGGTCGGGCGACGTGACGGCGGCGCTGTTCACCGCGCACTATCGCCGCACCGGCAGCGCCGCCGAGGCGCTGGCGAGCACCACGTCGAGCGTCTTCGACCTGCTGCGGACGACCCACGAGTCCGGCCAGCGCGAGCTGGCGCTCGTGGAGTCGCAGGAGTTCTATGCGCACCCGCGGCTGCAGTTCGCCGTGCAGCAGGTGCGCTGA
- a CDS encoding HIT family protein gives MSDGELVDAATLAGVPDEFQRLWTPHRMAYIHAGADAMRAHCPFCAAPKMSDADGLIVHRGRTAYVLLNLFPYNSGHLLVCPYRHVATYDQATTEEVAEIAELTQTGMRVLREVARCDGFNIGMNQGAVAGAGVDEHLHQHIVPRWATDANFFPIIAKTKALPQLLGEVRESVSTEWERQAAQPR, from the coding sequence GTGAGCGACGGGGAACTCGTCGACGCGGCGACCCTCGCCGGGGTGCCGGACGAGTTCCAGCGGCTGTGGACGCCGCACCGCATGGCGTACATCCACGCAGGCGCCGACGCGATGCGAGCGCACTGCCCGTTCTGCGCCGCCCCGAAGATGTCGGATGCCGATGGGCTGATCGTGCACCGCGGGCGCACCGCCTACGTGCTGCTCAACCTCTTCCCGTACAACTCCGGCCACCTGCTGGTGTGCCCGTACCGCCATGTCGCGACGTACGACCAGGCGACGACGGAGGAGGTCGCCGAGATCGCGGAGCTGACGCAGACGGGAATGCGGGTGCTCCGCGAGGTGGCGCGCTGCGACGGCTTCAACATCGGCATGAACCAGGGTGCGGTCGCCGGCGCCGGTGTGGACGAGCATCTGCACCAGCACATCGTGCCTCGGTGGGCCACCGACGCGAACTTCTTCCCGATCATCGCCAAGACCAAGGCGCTGCCGCAGCTGCTGGGCGAGGTGCGCGAGTCGGTCTCCACAGAGTGGGAAAGGCAAGCGGCGCAACCCCGATAG
- the thrS gene encoding threonine--tRNA ligase, which yields MTDVVIPSDVTYPADGFALFPDRSVIALRVNGELKDLATTVAETDEVEPVTIHSPDGLSILRHSTAHVLAQAVQRIRPQANLGIGPPIENGFYYDFGVAEPFTPEDLKAIKKEMERIVREGQRFVRRVVTDEEARAELVDEPFKLELIDLKGGTKDAAEGASVEVGAGELTIYDNVSRDGETVWKDLCRGPHVPSTRMVGNGWDLTRIAGAYWRGSEKNPQLQRIYGTAWPTKDELRAYQQRLEEAAKRDHRKLGKELDLFSFPDEIGSGLSVWHPKGGVVRGEMEQHARRRHIEGGYTYVYTPHISKEDLFLQSNHLVTYREGMFPPIRMDEERDADGHIVKQGQDYYLKPMNCPMHILIYKERARSYRDLPMRLAENGTVYRNELSGALHGLTRVRGFTQDDSHLFVTPDQLEAETTRVLEFVLSMLRDFGLEDFELELSMRDDEKEKWIGSEEFWEYSTNALRNVAHASGLKVTEVPGEAAFYGPKIDLKTRDAIGRTWQLSTVQVDVNLPERFDLEYTGPDGEKHRPIMIHRALFGSIERFFAILLEHYAGAFPVWLAPVQVVAIPVAEQYGDYLDGIVDQLRMQGVRAEVDHSDDRMQKKIRTHTTQKVPLQLIAGEQDRSAGTVSFRFRDGTQTNGVPVDDAIALVLRAIADRALVDTAEDLA from the coding sequence GTGACTGACGTCGTGATCCCCTCTGACGTGACCTACCCCGCCGACGGGTTCGCCCTCTTCCCCGACCGCAGCGTCATCGCGCTGCGCGTGAACGGCGAGCTGAAAGACCTCGCGACGACCGTCGCCGAGACCGACGAGGTCGAGCCCGTGACGATCCACAGCCCTGACGGCCTGTCGATCCTGCGCCACTCCACGGCGCACGTGCTCGCCCAGGCGGTGCAGCGCATCCGGCCGCAGGCGAACCTCGGCATCGGCCCGCCGATCGAGAACGGCTTCTACTACGACTTCGGCGTGGCGGAGCCCTTCACGCCCGAGGACCTGAAGGCCATCAAGAAGGAGATGGAGCGCATCGTCCGCGAGGGCCAGCGCTTCGTCCGCCGCGTCGTCACCGATGAGGAGGCTCGCGCCGAACTCGTCGACGAGCCCTTCAAGCTCGAGCTCATCGATCTGAAGGGCGGCACGAAGGATGCCGCGGAGGGCGCCTCGGTCGAGGTCGGCGCAGGCGAGCTCACCATCTACGACAACGTCAGCCGCGACGGCGAGACGGTCTGGAAGGACCTCTGCCGCGGACCGCACGTGCCGAGCACGCGCATGGTCGGCAACGGCTGGGACCTCACCCGCATCGCGGGGGCGTACTGGCGCGGCAGCGAGAAGAACCCGCAGCTCCAGCGCATCTACGGCACCGCCTGGCCCACCAAGGACGAGCTGCGCGCCTACCAGCAGCGCCTCGAGGAGGCCGCCAAGCGCGACCACCGCAAGCTCGGCAAGGAGCTCGACCTCTTCTCCTTCCCCGATGAGATCGGCTCCGGCCTGTCGGTGTGGCACCCCAAGGGCGGCGTCGTCCGCGGCGAGATGGAGCAGCACGCCCGCCGGCGCCACATCGAGGGCGGCTACACCTACGTGTACACCCCGCACATCTCGAAGGAAGACCTCTTCCTGCAGTCCAACCACCTCGTGACCTATCGCGAGGGGATGTTTCCGCCCATCCGCATGGACGAGGAGCGCGACGCGGACGGCCACATCGTCAAGCAGGGCCAGGACTACTACCTGAAGCCGATGAACTGCCCGATGCACATCCTCATCTACAAGGAGCGTGCCCGCAGCTACCGCGACCTGCCCATGCGTCTCGCCGAGAACGGCACGGTGTACCGCAACGAGCTCTCCGGCGCCCTCCACGGCCTCACCCGCGTGCGCGGGTTCACGCAGGACGACTCGCACCTGTTCGTCACCCCCGACCAGCTCGAAGCCGAGACGACGCGCGTGCTGGAGTTCGTGCTCTCGATGCTGCGCGACTTCGGGCTCGAGGACTTCGAGCTCGAGCTGTCGATGCGCGACGACGAGAAGGAGAAGTGGATCGGCTCGGAGGAATTCTGGGAGTACTCCACCAATGCCCTCCGCAACGTCGCCCACGCGAGCGGACTGAAGGTCACCGAGGTCCCGGGCGAGGCCGCCTTCTACGGCCCCAAGATCGATCTGAAGACCCGCGACGCCATCGGGCGCACCTGGCAGCTGTCGACCGTCCAGGTCGACGTCAACCTGCCCGAGCGCTTCGACCTGGAGTACACCGGGCCCGACGGCGAGAAGCACCGGCCGATCATGATCCACCGGGCGCTGTTCGGCTCGATCGAGCGGTTCTTCGCGATCCTGCTCGAGCACTACGCGGGGGCCTTCCCGGTGTGGCTCGCGCCCGTGCAGGTCGTCGCCATCCCCGTCGCCGAGCAGTACGGCGACTACCTCGACGGCATCGTCGATCAGCTGCGGATGCAGGGCGTGCGTGCCGAGGTCGACCACTCCGACGACCGGATGCAGAAGAAGATCCGCACCCACACCACGCAGAAGGTGCCGCTGCAGCTGATCGCGGGGGAGCAGGACCGCTCCGCGGGAACCGTGTCGTTCCGCTTCCGCGACGGCACGCAGACCAACGGGGTGCCCGTCGACGACGCCATCGCCCTGGTGCTGCGCGCCATCGCCGACCGCGCCCTCGTCGACACGGCGGAGGACCTGGCGTGA
- a CDS encoding SLC13 family permease, producing the protein MDAVKLAVIGAVLLLLSGVAVVVGVLPASDALAVADRVWPILLFVVAVTIVAELAAAAGVFDVVAARLARLARGRTIVLWLAVVGLAVVVTAFLSLDTTAVLLTPVVVAVARANGLDPLPFAFTTVWLANTGSLLLPVSNLTNLLAAHRVDTGGPGDFVALMWPSALVAVVVTVLLLLVVHRRELRGRYTPSPTPRVADPVLLRAASVIVVVLLPLLVSGLPPWQPALAAAVALTVVHGWRNPRALGLRLLPWQLVVFASGLFLAVGTLEAWGSAELLRLVVGAGDGVVELLRVAGAGLIAANAIDNLPAYLALESVADSPARLGALLVGVNAGPLVTPWASLATLLWHERLRADGIDVPWRRYMLRGAVAAPVIVGLAVLPLAR; encoded by the coding sequence ATGGATGCCGTGAAGCTCGCCGTGATCGGTGCCGTCCTCCTGCTGCTCAGCGGGGTCGCCGTCGTGGTCGGCGTGCTCCCGGCATCCGACGCGCTGGCGGTCGCCGACCGGGTCTGGCCGATCCTGCTGTTCGTCGTGGCCGTGACGATCGTGGCGGAGCTCGCGGCCGCGGCCGGGGTCTTCGACGTGGTGGCGGCGCGGCTGGCACGCCTCGCCCGGGGACGCACGATCGTGCTGTGGCTCGCCGTCGTCGGGCTCGCCGTCGTCGTGACGGCCTTCCTGTCGCTCGACACGACCGCGGTGCTGCTCACCCCCGTCGTCGTGGCCGTCGCCCGGGCGAACGGGCTGGATCCGCTGCCCTTCGCGTTCACGACGGTGTGGCTGGCCAACACCGGCTCGCTCCTGCTGCCGGTGTCGAACCTCACCAACCTTCTCGCCGCGCACCGCGTCGACACCGGCGGGCCGGGCGACTTCGTCGCGCTCATGTGGCCCTCGGCCCTCGTCGCCGTCGTGGTGACGGTGCTGCTGCTGCTCGTCGTGCACCGGCGCGAGCTTCGGGGACGCTACACGCCGTCTCCGACGCCCCGCGTGGCCGACCCGGTGCTGCTGCGCGCGGCATCCGTCATCGTCGTCGTGCTGCTGCCGCTGCTCGTCTCGGGACTGCCGCCCTGGCAGCCGGCTCTGGCCGCGGCGGTTGCCCTCACGGTCGTCCACGGGTGGCGCAATCCCCGTGCGCTCGGGCTGCGGCTGCTGCCGTGGCAGCTGGTCGTCTTCGCCTCGGGACTCTTCCTCGCCGTCGGTACGCTCGAGGCCTGGGGGTCGGCGGAGCTGCTGCGACTCGTGGTGGGGGCGGGCGACGGTGTCGTCGAGCTGCTGCGGGTCGCCGGTGCGGGACTGATCGCCGCGAACGCGATCGACAACCTGCCCGCTTACCTGGCGCTGGAATCGGTCGCCGACTCCCCCGCGCGTCTGGGTGCCCTGCTGGTGGGCGTCAACGCAGGCCCCCTCGTGACGCCGTGGGCGTCGCTGGCGACCCTGCTCTGGCACGAGCGCCTGCGAGCCGACGGCATCGACGTGCCGTGGCGTCGCTACATGCTGCGCGGGGCGGTTGCGGCGCCGGTCATCGTCGGGCTCGCGGTGCTGCCGCTGGCGCGGTAG
- a CDS encoding glycine cleavage system protein R produces the protein MAHLVLTVVGDDRAGLVRVLADTVAAHGGNWERSELAELAGAFAGVVVVSVPEAQEMALTSALRGLDGLLRVTAHTGADAAASADSDRDSDSHVTFSVLGNDRPGIVRDITATLAARGLSIDAFASRTLDAPMAGGTLFEATVDVRVPTGVDVATVVSALERLAGEIQVDITVGER, from the coding sequence ATGGCACACCTCGTCCTCACCGTCGTCGGCGACGACCGCGCCGGTCTCGTCCGCGTTCTGGCCGACACCGTCGCCGCGCACGGGGGCAATTGGGAGCGCAGCGAACTCGCCGAACTCGCCGGCGCCTTCGCCGGCGTCGTCGTCGTCAGCGTGCCCGAGGCCCAGGAGATGGCGCTCACCTCGGCCCTGCGGGGCCTTGACGGCCTGCTGCGCGTCACCGCGCACACCGGGGCGGATGCCGCGGCATCGGCGGACAGCGACCGCGACAGCGACAGCCACGTCACGTTCAGCGTGCTGGGCAACGACCGCCCCGGAATCGTCCGGGACATCACCGCGACGCTCGCCGCGCGCGGGCTCAGCATCGACGCGTTCGCCAGCCGCACCCTCGACGCCCCGATGGCGGGCGGCACACTGTTCGAGGCGACCGTCGACGTGCGCGTTCCCACCGGCGTCGACGTCGCGACCGTCGTGTCCGCGCTGGAACGGCTCGCGGGCGAGATCCAGGTCGACATCACGGTGGGCGAGCGGTAG
- a CDS encoding response regulator transcription factor codes for MIRVLVADDEGMIRSALAALLRLEDDIDVVAECTDGAHALAEAVRLMPDVCLLDLEMPHLDGVEVAERLSRTVATRCVIVTRHARPGVLRRALASGVAGFLPKSRGADEVAAVIRRVAAGARYVDPEIAADALSDERCPLTARELDVLRAGRRGETTGQIARTLSLAPGTVRNHVSAVLTKLAVGTRQQATLMAEERGWL; via the coding sequence GTGATCCGGGTGCTCGTCGCCGACGATGAGGGCATGATCCGCTCGGCGCTGGCTGCTCTGCTGCGCCTGGAGGACGACATCGACGTCGTCGCCGAGTGCACGGACGGCGCCCATGCGCTCGCCGAAGCGGTGCGGCTGATGCCGGATGTGTGCCTGCTCGACCTCGAGATGCCGCACCTCGACGGCGTCGAGGTCGCCGAACGCCTGAGCCGCACCGTCGCCACCCGCTGCGTCATCGTGACGCGTCATGCGCGTCCGGGCGTGCTGCGGCGCGCACTGGCTTCCGGAGTCGCCGGCTTCCTGCCGAAGTCCCGCGGTGCGGACGAGGTGGCCGCCGTCATCCGGCGCGTGGCGGCCGGCGCACGGTACGTGGACCCCGAGATCGCCGCGGACGCGCTGAGTGACGAGCGCTGCCCGCTCACCGCACGCGAACTCGACGTGCTGCGGGCCGGGCGACGCGGGGAGACGACGGGGCAGATCGCCCGCACGCTGTCGCTGGCCCCCGGGACGGTGCGCAATCACGTGTCGGCGGTGCTGACGAAGCTCGCCGTGGGTACGCGCCAGCAGGCGACCCTGATGGCGGAGGAGCGCGGCTGGCTCTGA
- a CDS encoding sensor histidine kinase: MTRPATPSIDAAARSELRLTRGIRVTWWYTLSAIVFFELVLLTLAISVLADGEATPFVVAVVAGGGLVWCASTVVLLTDYRDRTDTGPLAPWPRTLAPLLTAAAYGAAIVTLTGLWVLAALPLAQALMFLNWQAGVRLRVVLLVTVVLAALWAIDMQETLGDRGFIGIYVVSLPGMTVASLWWWDVLIALDRARASEARLAATQERLRVATDVHDLQGHHLQVIALQLELAERLLARDPQAALEHLQTARTSVDEARQGTRDLATRFRAVPLRDELANAVDLLRAAGIAAEASVDPDADLAPAAVLGPVIRETTTNVLRHGGGGWARLALTRVGSSWLYEITNDRGADVAAAQDGAGLDGLARRAADAGGVLDVRRAPREFAVSMTVPAQVGVLP, encoded by the coding sequence GTGACCCGCCCCGCCACGCCCTCGATCGACGCGGCCGCCCGCAGCGAGCTCCGCCTCACGAGAGGGATCAGGGTCACCTGGTGGTACACCCTCTCGGCGATCGTGTTCTTCGAGCTGGTGCTCCTCACCCTCGCGATCTCGGTGCTCGCCGACGGCGAAGCCACCCCGTTCGTCGTGGCCGTCGTCGCGGGTGGTGGTCTTGTCTGGTGCGCGTCGACGGTGGTGCTGTTGACGGACTACCGCGACCGCACCGACACCGGCCCGCTGGCGCCGTGGCCGCGGACGCTGGCGCCGCTGCTCACGGCCGCAGCCTACGGCGCCGCCATCGTCACGCTCACGGGCCTGTGGGTGCTGGCAGCCCTGCCACTGGCGCAGGCGCTCATGTTCCTGAACTGGCAAGCGGGGGTGCGGCTGCGGGTCGTGCTGCTGGTCACCGTCGTGCTCGCAGCGCTCTGGGCCATCGACATGCAGGAGACGCTCGGGGACCGGGGTTTCATCGGCATCTACGTCGTGTCCCTGCCCGGCATGACGGTCGCGTCCCTGTGGTGGTGGGACGTGCTCATCGCGCTGGACCGCGCGCGCGCCTCGGAGGCGCGGCTCGCGGCGACCCAGGAGCGCCTGCGCGTAGCCACCGACGTCCACGACCTGCAGGGCCATCACCTTCAGGTGATCGCCCTGCAGCTCGAGCTCGCGGAGCGCCTGTTGGCCCGCGATCCGCAGGCAGCGCTCGAGCACCTGCAGACCGCGCGCACGAGCGTCGACGAAGCCCGTCAGGGAACGCGCGACCTCGCCACGAGGTTCCGCGCCGTGCCCCTGCGCGACGAGCTCGCCAATGCCGTGGATCTGCTCCGGGCCGCCGGGATCGCGGCGGAGGCATCGGTCGACCCGGATGCCGACCTCGCCCCGGCGGCGGTGCTCGGCCCCGTCATCCGTGAGACGACGACGAACGTCCTGCGGCACGGGGGCGGCGGATGGGCGCGTCTGGCGCTGACACGGGTCGGATCGTCCTGGCTGTACGAGATCACCAACGACAGGGGAGCGGACGTGGCGGCGGCGCAGGACGGCGCGGGTCTGGACGGACTCGCGAGACGGGCGGCGGATGCCGGGGGAGTGCTCGATGTGCGCCGCGCCCCCCGGGAGTTCGCCGTCAGCATGACCGTGCCCGCCCAGGTCGGGGTTCTGCCGTGA
- a CDS encoding small multidrug efflux protein produces MTLIDRFQDLVAQVPDLVQPLILALAGAVPFIEGEGAAAIGIFGGIHPVIAVIAGVVGNFLCVAVLVLLSSGARTAVVTRRRESVRAREAVTVGGGAPVQDDLATTHENLGGNPTRRAKFLRALDRYGVPGVSLLGPLLLPTHFTATMLAAVGVGKARILAWQAVAIVGWSTIIALLVTGVISAVS; encoded by the coding sequence ATGACCCTCATCGACCGCTTCCAGGACCTCGTCGCCCAGGTGCCGGACCTCGTCCAGCCCCTCATCCTCGCTCTCGCGGGCGCCGTGCCGTTCATCGAGGGCGAGGGCGCCGCGGCCATCGGCATCTTCGGCGGCATCCACCCCGTCATCGCCGTCATTGCCGGCGTCGTGGGCAACTTCCTCTGCGTCGCCGTGCTGGTGCTGCTGAGCTCCGGTGCGCGCACGGCCGTCGTCACCCGGCGCCGCGAGAGCGTGCGGGCGCGCGAAGCGGTGACCGTCGGCGGCGGAGCCCCGGTGCAGGATGATCTCGCCACCACGCATGAGAACCTCGGAGGCAACCCGACCCGCCGCGCCAAGTTCCTCCGCGCCCTGGACCGCTACGGGGTCCCCGGGGTCAGCCTGCTCGGCCCGCTGCTGCTGCCCACGCACTTCACCGCCACCATGCTCGCCGCGGTCGGCGTCGGCAAGGCGCGCATCCTCGCGTGGCAGGCCGTCGCGATCGTCGGCTGGTCGACGATCATCGCCCTGCTCGTCACCGGCGTCATCTCGGCGGTGAGCTGA
- a CDS encoding type II toxin-antitoxin system PemK/MazF family toxin, with translation MESRSILHRLAALLRPSRRRNVPPAAGEPGRSGVAATVEVDPRSARALRIAYAPERDGAPDAGEVVWTWVPYAERDGRGKDRPVLVIARQSADRVYAVKLTSKPRDGDRDHVPLGAGEWDAKGRPSWVDVDQLYSVHAAGMRREASAVDRATFARVADALRVRHGYRVAP, from the coding sequence GTGGAATCCCGCAGCATCCTGCACCGCCTGGCCGCGCTTCTTCGCCCCTCACGGCGCCGGAACGTCCCACCCGCCGCCGGGGAGCCAGGAAGGTCCGGGGTCGCCGCGACCGTCGAGGTCGACCCCCGCTCGGCGCGGGCCTTGCGCATCGCATACGCACCGGAACGAGACGGCGCACCGGACGCCGGCGAGGTGGTGTGGACCTGGGTGCCGTACGCCGAGCGCGACGGCCGGGGCAAGGACCGCCCGGTGCTCGTGATCGCGCGACAGAGCGCCGACCGGGTGTATGCCGTCAAGCTCACCAGCAAGCCGCGCGACGGTGATCGCGACCACGTCCCGCTCGGCGCCGGGGAGTGGGACGCGAAGGGTCGCCCCTCGTGGGTCGACGTCGACCAGCTCTACAGCGTGCACGCGGCGGGTATGCGACGCGAGGCATCCGCCGTTGATCGCGCGACGTTCGCTCGGGTCGCCGACGCATTGCGGGTTCGGCATGGCTATAGGGTGGCGCCATGA
- a CDS encoding ammonium transporter produces the protein MDAPGNIAWGIMATALVLFMTPGVAFFYGGLVKAKSVVSMMMMSFGALGLISVLWILYGFNMSAVGSTWEFAGNPFSDFALNGLASGEDANTSLIGVAYGATFAIITVALISGAIADRAKFGSWMLFAGLFATIVYFPVAAWVWGGGWIFNLGSSMGYDTEVIDYAGGTAVHINAGAAALALALVLGKRIGFQKGIHKPHNVPLVMLGAAILWFGWFGFNAGAEWLSEDMGGVGLIGINTIGATAAAVLGWVIVEKLKDGKATSIGAASGAVAGLVAITPACANLSPGWALLLGIIAGAACAMAIELKWKLGFDDSLDVVGIHLVGGLIGTIYLGFFATETGLFVGGNAEQLIIQVIAALGVMVYSFVVAGILGFAIQKTLGFRIKNEDEIAGVDTVVHGEEGYALVD, from the coding sequence ATGGACGCACCCGGCAACATCGCCTGGGGGATCATGGCCACCGCGCTCGTGCTTTTCATGACGCCCGGTGTCGCCTTCTTCTACGGCGGTCTGGTCAAGGCCAAGAGTGTGGTCAGCATGATGATGATGAGCTTCGGAGCGCTCGGACTCATCAGCGTGCTGTGGATTCTCTACGGCTTCAACATGAGCGCGGTCGGCAGCACGTGGGAGTTCGCCGGCAACCCTTTCAGCGACTTCGCGCTGAACGGCCTCGCCTCGGGTGAGGACGCGAACACGTCCCTCATCGGCGTCGCGTACGGCGCGACCTTCGCGATCATCACCGTGGCGCTCATCTCCGGTGCCATCGCGGACCGCGCCAAGTTCGGCTCCTGGATGCTGTTCGCGGGCCTGTTCGCGACCATCGTCTACTTCCCGGTGGCCGCATGGGTCTGGGGCGGCGGCTGGATCTTCAACCTGGGCTCGAGCATGGGCTACGACACCGAGGTCATCGACTACGCCGGTGGCACCGCGGTGCACATCAACGCCGGCGCCGCGGCGCTTGCCCTCGCCCTGGTGCTCGGCAAGCGCATCGGCTTCCAGAAGGGCATCCACAAGCCTCACAACGTGCCCCTGGTGATGCTGGGTGCGGCGATCCTCTGGTTCGGCTGGTTCGGCTTCAACGCCGGCGCGGAATGGCTCTCGGAGGACATGGGCGGTGTCGGCCTCATCGGCATCAACACGATCGGTGCCACCGCCGCCGCTGTGCTCGGCTGGGTCATCGTCGAGAAGCTCAAGGACGGCAAGGCCACGTCGATCGGTGCGGCCTCCGGAGCGGTTGCGGGTCTCGTCGCCATCACCCCGGCGTGCGCCAACCTCAGCCCGGGCTGGGCTCTGCTGCTCGGCATCATCGCCGGTGCCGCCTGCGCCATGGCGATCGAGCTGAAGTGGAAGCTCGGCTTCGACGACTCGCTCGACGTCGTCGGCATCCACCTCGTCGGTGGCCTCATCGGCACGATCTACCTCGGCTTCTTCGCCACCGAGACCGGTCTGTTCGTCGGCGGCAACGCCGAACAGCTGATCATCCAGGTGATCGCCGCGCTGGGTGTCATGGTCTACTCCTTCGTCGTCGCCGGCATCCTCGGCTTCGCGATTCAGAAGACGCTCGGCTTCCGCATCAAGAACGAGGACGAGATCGCCGGTGTCGACACGGTCGTGCACGGCGAAGAGGGTTACGCCCTCGTCGACTGA
- the zapE gene encoding cell division protein ZapE — translation MTTTGTGIVHLSEREPRVTGDEMVASLIPPPQFDDATFETYRADDTYPSQQEAKELLAAFAGGGAPAARGGFFRRAKKTPELKPGVYLDGGFGVGKTHLLAAIYHALPARRKYFGSFIEYTALVGALGYQKTVELFRGADLLCIDEFELDDPGDTMVMTRLLGELVASGTRLAATSNTPPNALGEGRFAAQDFLREIHAMSASFQTLRIDGTDYRQRSVDGHAVVLDETEYQRALEDAAAAGTVSDDDFSAVIAHLATVHPSRYIRLIEGLQAVGLRGVTRLEDQSAALRFVAFVDRAYDAELPIRATGVALDQVFGDEMLTGGYRKKYQRAISRLVALTHS, via the coding sequence ATGACGACCACCGGCACGGGCATCGTGCATCTGAGCGAGCGCGAGCCCCGGGTCACCGGCGACGAGATGGTGGCGTCGCTGATCCCGCCGCCCCAGTTCGACGACGCCACGTTCGAGACGTACCGCGCGGATGACACCTACCCCTCCCAGCAGGAGGCGAAGGAGCTGCTCGCCGCGTTCGCGGGCGGTGGCGCACCGGCAGCCCGCGGCGGCTTCTTCCGTCGCGCGAAGAAGACCCCCGAGCTCAAGCCGGGCGTGTACCTCGACGGCGGGTTCGGCGTGGGCAAGACCCACCTGCTGGCGGCGATCTACCACGCGCTTCCCGCCCGCCGGAAGTACTTCGGATCGTTCATCGAGTACACGGCTCTCGTCGGCGCGCTGGGATATCAGAAGACCGTCGAGCTGTTCCGTGGCGCCGATCTGCTCTGCATCGACGAGTTCGAGCTCGACGATCCGGGCGACACGATGGTGATGACCCGCCTGCTCGGCGAGCTCGTGGCATCGGGCACCCGCTTGGCCGCCACGTCCAACACTCCGCCGAACGCCCTCGGCGAGGGCCGCTTCGCCGCCCAGGACTTCCTCCGCGAGATCCACGCCATGTCCGCGAGCTTCCAGACGCTGCGCATCGATGGCACCGACTACCGTCAGCGCTCCGTCGACGGCCACGCCGTGGTGCTGGACGAAACGGAGTACCAGCGCGCGCTGGAGGATGCCGCCGCTGCCGGCACCGTGTCGGACGACGACTTCTCGGCCGTCATCGCGCACCTCGCCACCGTGCATCCGTCGCGCTACATCCGCCTCATCGAAGGGCTGCAGGCCGTGGGGCTCCGCGGCGTCACCCGACTCGAGGACCAGTCCGCGGCCCTCCGGTTCGTCGCCTTCGTCGACCGCGCCTACGACGCCGAGCTTCCGATCCGGGCGACGGGTGTGGCTCTGGACCAGGTCTTCGGCGATGAGATGCTGACCGGCGGCTATCGCAAGAAGTATCAGCGGGCGATCTCACGCCTCGTGGCTCTCACCCACTCCTGA